One part of the Dyadobacter sp. 676 genome encodes these proteins:
- a CDS encoding ABC transporter ATP-binding protein, with amino-acid sequence MKLLFQYLSRYKGLIFLALIMAAINQVFSLLNPYILGNYLIDPYANKAAEFRNEGLDNEFFKGVLMGLLMIIGVAMVSRIAKAFQDYLVNVVIQKFGANLYTDGLRHALRLPFQDFEDQRSGETLSVLQKVRADCEKFITNFVNVLFFTSVGIIFVVIVAFRLSPMLPLIYLAGSVILAFLTSILSRKIKTIQKNIVRETTALAGSTTESLRNIELVKSLGLTQQEIGRLNTTTYKILKLELKKVKSIRSVSFIQGTFVNFLQQCVMFALLFFVFRDKITVGQMMMMQFYSFFIFGPLQELGNVILSYREAEASLNNLQALLARPVEHKPANPEVIADIRELRFDRVKFQHQSAKRPALEDISFNVKRGETIAFVGPSGSGKTTLVKLLVGLYQPIEGTVFYNGVNGKEIDFDEIRHKIGFVTQDTQLFSGTIKENLLFVNPDATDEMINDVLMKAACYNLLARAENGIDTVIGEGGLKLSGGERQRLSIARALLRNPHLIIFDEATSALDSLTEEEISNTIRNITDQRQHITVMIAHRLSTIMYADRIYVLEKGQIVETGSHHALLEEKGLYYAMWRQQIGERKDEQVLSV; translated from the coding sequence ATGAAATTATTATTCCAATACCTGAGCAGGTACAAGGGGCTCATTTTCCTGGCCTTGATCATGGCCGCTATCAACCAGGTTTTTTCGTTGCTCAACCCTTATATCCTCGGTAACTACCTCATCGACCCTTACGCCAACAAAGCGGCCGAATTCCGTAACGAAGGGCTCGATAATGAATTCTTTAAAGGAGTGCTGATGGGCCTCCTGATGATCATCGGCGTCGCGATGGTCTCGCGCATTGCAAAGGCATTCCAGGATTACCTCGTGAATGTGGTGATCCAGAAATTCGGCGCCAACCTCTATACGGATGGCCTGCGGCATGCATTGCGGCTTCCGTTCCAGGATTTCGAGGACCAGCGCTCCGGCGAAACCCTATCGGTTCTCCAAAAAGTCCGGGCGGATTGTGAAAAGTTTATTACCAACTTCGTCAACGTACTCTTTTTCACCTCGGTAGGCATTATTTTCGTTGTCATCGTGGCGTTTCGGCTCAGTCCGATGCTGCCGCTGATCTACCTTGCCGGCTCGGTGATTCTGGCATTTCTGACCAGTATTCTGAGTAGAAAAATCAAAACCATCCAGAAGAATATCGTCAGGGAAACCACTGCGCTGGCCGGCTCCACCACCGAATCGCTGCGCAATATCGAGCTGGTAAAAAGCCTCGGGTTGACCCAACAGGAAATCGGACGGCTGAACACGACCACGTACAAAATCCTGAAACTGGAACTGAAAAAAGTGAAGAGCATCCGTTCGGTAAGTTTCATCCAGGGCACGTTCGTGAATTTTCTACAACAATGCGTAATGTTTGCATTGCTGTTTTTCGTGTTCCGCGACAAAATTACCGTAGGGCAAATGATGATGATGCAGTTCTATTCCTTCTTCATTTTCGGGCCTTTACAGGAATTGGGTAATGTGATCCTCTCCTACCGGGAAGCGGAAGCTTCGCTAAACAACCTGCAGGCATTGCTGGCGCGGCCCGTCGAACACAAACCGGCCAATCCGGAGGTAATCGCCGATATCCGGGAATTGCGGTTCGATCGAGTGAAATTCCAGCACCAGTCGGCAAAGCGACCGGCTTTGGAAGACATTTCATTTAATGTAAAGCGCGGCGAAACGATCGCATTCGTCGGACCGTCGGGCTCCGGCAAAACCACCCTGGTGAAGTTGCTTGTAGGGCTTTACCAGCCCATCGAGGGCACCGTTTTTTATAATGGTGTAAACGGCAAAGAGATCGACTTCGACGAAATCCGGCATAAAATAGGCTTCGTGACGCAGGATACGCAGCTTTTTTCGGGTACGATCAAGGAGAACCTGCTTTTTGTGAACCCCGATGCTACGGATGAAATGATCAACGACGTATTGATGAAAGCCGCTTGCTATAACTTGCTCGCCCGCGCCGAGAATGGCATCGACACGGTAATCGGGGAAGGTGGATTGAAATTATCAGGCGGCGAACGCCAACGGCTTTCGATCGCCCGCGCGCTCCTGCGTAACCCGCACCTGATCATTTTCGACGAGGCAACGTCCGCATTGGACTCCCTCACCGAAGAAGAGATTTCAAACACGATCCGCAACATTACCGACCAGCGCCAGCACATCACCGTCATGATTGCCCACCGCTTATCGACAATCATGTACGCCGACCGCATTTATGTCCTCGAAAAAGGCCAGATCGTCGAAACCGGCAGCCACCACGCGTTGCTCGAAGAAAAAGGCTTGTACTACGCAATGTGGCGCCAGCAAATCGGTGAACGAAAGGACGAGCAGGTTTTGTCTGTGTGA
- a CDS encoding START-like domain-containing protein, whose amino-acid sequence MEKYKFVKEFELRSSPKVLFPYISTPSGLEQWFAEKVTVLPDHRFDFQWDGDSHIARQTGLRINKAVRFDFEDTSEDNLDNNHLELKLEVSELTQTTFLRVIDYSPNRDKDELTSLWEGFIDNLREIVGS is encoded by the coding sequence ATGGAAAAATATAAATTTGTTAAAGAATTTGAATTGCGATCCTCCCCAAAAGTTCTATTTCCATATATTTCCACACCATCGGGCCTTGAACAATGGTTCGCTGAGAAGGTTACCGTGCTGCCAGATCACCGCTTCGATTTTCAATGGGACGGCGATAGCCACATCGCCCGCCAGACCGGCCTGAGGATCAACAAAGCGGTGCGTTTCGATTTTGAAGACACCAGCGAAGATAATCTTGACAACAACCACCTGGAACTAAAATTAGAAGTTAGCGAGTTAACCCAGACAACCTTTTTACGCGTGATCGATTATTCGCCGAACCGCGACAAGGACGAGCTGACTTCTTTATGGGAGGGCTTTATTGATAATTTAAGAGAAATAGTAGGCAGTTGA
- the rpsO gene encoding 30S ribosomal protein S15, producing the protein MYLTAEKKSEIFESKGFKKESADTGSAESQIALFTYRINYLNEHLKTHKKDNDTRLGLLKMVGKRRRLLDYLYKKDINRYRAIIAELGIRK; encoded by the coding sequence ATGTATTTAACCGCGGAAAAGAAGAGCGAGATCTTCGAATCGAAAGGTTTTAAAAAGGAAAGCGCAGACACTGGCTCTGCCGAATCTCAAATTGCTTTATTTACGTACCGTATCAACTATCTGAACGAGCACCTCAAAACGCACAAGAAAGACAATGATACACGTCTGGGCCTCCTGAAAATGGTAGGAAAGCGCAGAAGATTGCTGGATTATCTTTATAAAAAAGACATCAATCGCTACCGTGCGATCATCGCCGAATTAGGCATACGTAAATAA
- the pnp gene encoding polyribonucleotide nucleotidyltransferase, with the protein MLFNIVTKTITLPDGREITIETGKLAKQADGSVVVRMGNTMLLATVVASKDIKEGVDFLPLSVDYQEKFASAGRIPGSFQRREGKLSDHEVLISRLVDRVLRPLFPEDYHAETQVNILLISADADALPDALAALAASAALAASDIPFNGPVSEVRVAKIDGQYVINPTTTNLERATLDLMVGATYNDIAMVEGEMSEVSEEEVIEALKVAHAAIKDQCLALKEFEAAVGKTEKREYVGDPADETLEARIREFAYPKIYAVAQQGSTNKSVRKDGFKAVWEEFKATIPEEEAAEFNEGLAKRYFNDLVWEASRRLVLDERKRLDGRRLDEVRPIASEIDFLPNAHGSALFTRGETQSLTTVTLGTKQDEQIVDTPLKYGYSKFLLHYNFPGFSTGEVKPNRGPGRREVGHGNLALRALKKVLPPEEDNPYTIRIVSDILESNGSSSMATVCAGSLALMDSGLKIKAPVSGIAMGLISDEATGKYAVLSDILGDEDHLGDMDFKVTGTQNGITACQMDMKVNGLSFEVLTEALMQAKAGRLHILGEMNKTISESRPDLKPHTPRAIVIKIDREMIGAVIGPGGKVVQDIQKESGATISIEEKDGAGFVSIFSADKSSMDKAVARIKGIIMVPEIGEIYTGKVKSIMPFGAFVEFLPGKDGLLHISEIKWERLEKMDGVLEVGEEVQVKLVEIDKKTGKYRLSRKVLLPKPENKKE; encoded by the coding sequence ATGCTCTTTAATATAGTTACCAAGACTATAACCTTACCGGACGGCAGGGAAATCACAATCGAAACAGGAAAATTAGCCAAGCAAGCCGACGGATCGGTCGTAGTCAGAATGGGTAACACCATGCTGTTGGCTACGGTAGTTGCCAGCAAAGATATCAAAGAAGGCGTCGACTTCCTGCCGCTGTCTGTTGATTACCAGGAGAAATTTGCTTCTGCCGGACGTATTCCGGGAAGTTTCCAGCGCCGTGAAGGCAAGCTTTCCGACCATGAAGTCCTTATCAGCCGTTTAGTCGACCGCGTGCTCCGCCCATTGTTCCCCGAAGATTATCACGCAGAAACCCAGGTTAATATCCTTCTGATATCGGCCGATGCCGACGCGTTGCCCGACGCACTGGCTGCATTGGCGGCTTCTGCCGCGCTGGCTGCTTCCGACATTCCTTTCAACGGGCCGGTTTCCGAAGTACGCGTTGCGAAGATCGATGGTCAGTACGTGATCAACCCAACCACCACCAACCTGGAACGCGCTACCCTCGATCTGATGGTGGGTGCTACCTATAATGACATTGCGATGGTGGAGGGTGAAATGAGCGAAGTTTCGGAAGAGGAGGTGATCGAAGCGCTGAAAGTTGCACATGCCGCCATCAAAGACCAATGCCTTGCTTTGAAAGAGTTCGAAGCGGCTGTTGGGAAGACCGAAAAAAGAGAATACGTAGGCGACCCTGCCGACGAGACGCTCGAAGCACGCATTCGCGAGTTCGCCTATCCGAAGATATATGCCGTAGCGCAGCAGGGTTCTACCAATAAATCCGTGAGAAAAGACGGATTCAAGGCTGTTTGGGAAGAATTTAAAGCAACCATTCCCGAAGAAGAGGCCGCTGAGTTCAACGAAGGCCTTGCGAAACGTTATTTCAACGACCTCGTTTGGGAAGCTTCCCGCCGCCTTGTTCTGGATGAAAGGAAGCGTCTCGACGGCCGCCGCCTGGATGAAGTGAGGCCGATCGCTTCGGAAATCGATTTCCTTCCAAACGCACACGGCTCCGCATTGTTTACGCGCGGTGAAACCCAATCGCTGACTACCGTAACGCTGGGTACCAAGCAGGACGAGCAGATCGTCGATACGCCATTGAAATACGGTTACAGCAAATTCCTTTTGCATTATAACTTCCCAGGTTTCTCGACCGGCGAAGTGAAGCCAAACCGCGGTCCCGGCCGTCGCGAGGTAGGGCACGGTAACCTCGCATTGCGCGCACTGAAAAAAGTACTCCCTCCCGAGGAGGACAATCCTTACACAATCCGTATCGTTTCCGACATTCTCGAATCCAACGGCTCGTCTTCAATGGCAACCGTGTGTGCGGGCTCGCTCGCATTGATGGACTCGGGCTTGAAGATCAAGGCACCGGTATCGGGTATCGCAATGGGACTTATTTCCGACGAAGCGACCGGTAAATACGCCGTTCTTTCCGACATCCTCGGCGACGAAGACCACCTTGGGGATATGGATTTCAAAGTAACCGGAACCCAGAATGGTATTACGGCTTGCCAAATGGATATGAAAGTTAACGGACTTTCGTTCGAAGTGCTGACCGAAGCTTTGATGCAAGCCAAAGCCGGCCGCCTCCATATCCTGGGCGAAATGAATAAAACCATCTCCGAAAGCCGTCCGGATCTGAAACCGCACACGCCGCGCGCGATCGTGATCAAGATCGACCGCGAAATGATCGGCGCGGTAATCGGGCCAGGCGGAAAAGTTGTTCAGGACATCCAGAAAGAATCCGGCGCGACGATCTCTATCGAAGAGAAAGATGGCGCTGGTTTTGTAAGTATATTCTCAGCTGATAAGTCTTCCATGGATAAAGCGGTAGCGCGGATCAAGGGCATCATTATGGTCCCAGAAATCGGTGAAATCTATACCGGTAAAGTGAAGTCGATCATGCCGTTCGGAGCGTTCGTGGAATTCCTCCCGGGCAAAGACGGTTTGTTGCACATTTCCGAGATCAAGTGGGAGCGCCTCGAAAAAATGGACGGCGTTCTTGAAGTAGGGGAAGAGGTGCAGGTGAAGCTGGTCGAAATCGATAAGAAAACAGGAAAATACCGCCTTTCACGTAAAGTATTGTTACCAAAGCCTGAGAACAAAAAAGAGTAA
- a CDS encoding sigma-70 family RNA polymerase sigma factor translates to MRQLKISKQITNRESQSLDKYLQEIGKVDLLTPDEEVTLAQKIRDGDQLALERLTKANLRFVVSVAKQYQNQGLSLGDLINEGNLGLIKAAQRFDETRGFKFISYAVWWIRQSILQALAEQSRIVRLPLNRVGSLNKISKTFSELEQRFEREPSPEELAEVLEISSSEVVDTMKISGRHVSMDAPFVQGEENSLLDVLENDLEDKPDSGLVNESLRKEVQRALCTLTQREADVIALYFGLNGEHAMTLEEIGEKFNLTRERVRQIKEKAIRRLRHVSRSKALKTYLG, encoded by the coding sequence ATGAGACAGCTAAAGATCAGTAAGCAAATTACCAACCGTGAAAGTCAATCGTTAGATAAATATTTGCAGGAGATCGGTAAGGTGGATTTGCTAACGCCGGATGAGGAGGTGACGTTAGCTCAGAAGATCAGGGACGGGGACCAGCTTGCTTTGGAACGTTTGACCAAAGCAAACCTGCGTTTCGTGGTGTCCGTTGCGAAACAATATCAGAATCAAGGCTTGTCGTTGGGTGATCTGATCAACGAGGGGAACCTCGGTTTGATCAAGGCAGCACAACGTTTTGACGAAACGAGGGGTTTCAAATTCATTTCTTACGCGGTTTGGTGGATTCGTCAGTCGATCCTGCAAGCATTGGCGGAGCAATCGCGTATCGTACGTTTACCCCTCAACCGTGTAGGTTCTCTGAATAAAATTTCGAAGACTTTCTCCGAACTGGAACAACGCTTCGAGCGTGAGCCGTCTCCCGAGGAGCTGGCGGAAGTATTGGAGATTTCTTCTTCGGAGGTGGTCGACACCATGAAAATATCCGGTCGTCACGTATCGATGGACGCTCCGTTCGTACAAGGCGAGGAAAACAGCCTTTTGGACGTTCTCGAGAACGACCTGGAAGACAAGCCCGATTCGGGTCTGGTGAACGAATCGCTCCGCAAAGAGGTACAACGCGCACTATGCACGCTTACGCAACGCGAGGCGGACGTAATCGCCCTGTATTTCGGCTTGAATGGCGAGCATGCGATGACTTTGGAGGAGATCGGGGAGAAGTTCAACCTCACCCGTGAGCGCGTACGTCAGATCAAGGAAAAAGCGATCCGCAGATTACGTCACGTGTCCAGAAGCAAAGCTTTGAAGACCTATTTGGGTTAA
- the menD gene encoding 2-succinyl-5-enolpyruvyl-6-hydroxy-3-cyclohexene-1-carboxylic-acid synthase — protein sequence MAILQPLIDMAEICYQQGIRHVVISPGSRSAALTLAFARHGGFQTHVSIDERAAGFIALGMAQQIDAPVVLICTSGSAAYNFAPAVSEAFFQQIPLLVLTADRPREWQHQYDGQTIYQTAIFGSHVKRSFEISPDYQHPDVQWAINRITNEAVNLASLAPNGPVHINVPIREPFYPTSGEDLKTSEYIRIIQRQTNEVTWPQGAWEELLDEWENASRILIAGGQGKPDGALSAVLTRIADEWHIPVLGDCISNLTGGGEFVRHHDLFLGKKGAGTLGPDLLITFGMSFLSKEFKLFIRKNPPKRHWHIGEDAFLADPFQSVTREIPGKAAAFFDQLFEKLDYQLFVENADLTHDTSFHASWIENERNTRRKKHEMLQNLSSFNDLTLLDLIFRCVNLPYQLHIANSMSVRYANILATETQWSGVFANRGTSGIDGCVSTAIGAAKVNGKPTLLIVGDVAFLYDRNGLLIDNLPQNLKIVVLNNAGGNIFRMIDGPGSLPELETFFETRHAFSARRTCEDLGIAYFGGSDLSEAEAVVKEFLNFNGIALLEGFTNPVENTNVWKALKQACKTGS from the coding sequence ATGGCTATTTTACAACCATTGATCGACATGGCCGAGATCTGCTACCAGCAGGGCATCCGGCATGTCGTTATTTCCCCGGGCTCCCGCAGCGCCGCATTGACCCTCGCTTTCGCACGTCACGGGGGCTTTCAAACGCACGTAAGCATCGATGAACGCGCAGCCGGTTTCATCGCCCTCGGAATGGCTCAGCAAATCGACGCCCCGGTGGTCTTGATTTGCACGTCGGGTAGTGCCGCCTACAATTTTGCCCCGGCGGTTTCTGAGGCTTTTTTTCAGCAAATTCCGCTGCTTGTGCTTACTGCCGACCGGCCCAGAGAATGGCAGCACCAGTATGACGGCCAGACGATCTACCAGACAGCTATTTTCGGTTCGCACGTGAAGCGTTCTTTCGAGATTTCGCCGGATTATCAGCATCCGGATGTACAATGGGCCATCAACCGTATTACCAATGAGGCGGTTAACCTCGCGTCGCTCGCTCCCAACGGGCCCGTACACATTAATGTGCCTATTAGGGAGCCATTTTATCCGACTTCAGGGGAGGATTTGAAAACTTCGGAGTACATCAGGATTATACAAAGGCAGACAAACGAGGTGACATGGCCGCAGGGCGCCTGGGAAGAGCTGTTGGACGAATGGGAGAACGCGTCGAGAATCCTCATTGCGGGCGGTCAGGGCAAGCCTGATGGCGCATTGAGTGCCGTGCTTACCCGCATCGCCGACGAGTGGCATATTCCCGTTTTGGGCGATTGTATTTCTAATCTTACCGGCGGCGGGGAGTTCGTCCGTCATCACGATCTCTTCCTGGGAAAGAAGGGGGCCGGCACCCTCGGGCCGGATCTTTTGATCACCTTCGGAATGTCTTTTCTTTCGAAGGAATTCAAGCTGTTTATCCGGAAAAATCCTCCGAAACGGCATTGGCATATCGGCGAAGACGCCTTCCTTGCCGATCCTTTTCAGTCCGTCACTAGAGAAATCCCCGGAAAGGCGGCCGCATTTTTTGATCAGTTATTTGAAAAACTTGATTACCAGTTGTTTGTAGAGAATGCTGACCTTACGCACGACACTTCCTTTCATGCATCATGGATAGAAAACGAGCGGAATACACGTCGGAAGAAGCATGAAATGCTGCAAAATCTATCATCGTTCAATGATTTAACTTTGTTAGACTTAATATTTAGATGTGTAAATCTTCCATATCAGTTACATATTGCCAATAGCATGTCGGTACGATATGCAAACATACTGGCAACGGAAACCCAATGGTCCGGTGTATTCGCGAACCGGGGAACGAGCGGGATCGACGGCTGCGTAAGTACCGCCATCGGTGCGGCAAAGGTGAACGGAAAGCCGACATTGCTGATTGTGGGAGATGTGGCATTTCTGTACGATCGTAATGGCCTGCTTATCGACAATCTGCCACAAAATCTGAAAATCGTGGTGCTCAATAACGCCGGCGGGAACATTTTCCGGATGATCGACGGTCCGGGCAGCCTGCCTGAACTCGAAACCTTTTTTGAGACCAGGCACGCATTCTCTGCGCGACGTACCTGCGAGGATTTAGGAATTGCATATTTCGGGGGGTCGGATCTGTCAGAAGCGGAAGCCGTCGTCAAGGAATTCCTGAATTTCAACGGGATTGCCCTGTTAGAAGGATTTACAAATCCCGTTGAAAACACCAATGTCTGGAAAGCACTGAAACAAGCATGTAAAACCGGTAGCTAG
- a CDS encoding tetratricopeptide repeat protein encodes MLLKINRLIKLFLLVLILLNCTAQNKKDAADFFLKGNRALNQKNYAEALRLYDEAIAKNADFSDAYLNKGITLLKLGRTNDAYEVLTEAIHTDPSLVQANLVRSEAALDLGRLNEAKADLEQIEKQYRDSTRFHVIRGNLLVAQGNPSAAIPEYDMALKLSRTNVEAYVNRGAVYYRMGSYNEAKLDFETAVTLDPAQPQALNNLGLIASRNKQWPQAIAYFDQVLSRDPAEPLSLNNKGYALLQTGRAEEARKLIERSLEKLPENGYALRNLGIYYQQKGNTLEALKSFNKAIQIAEPVELLYGLTGQAYFAQNNVAEACRIWKQGVVLKDSLAAAEAAKNCR; translated from the coding sequence ATGTTATTAAAAATCAATAGATTAATTAAGCTATTTTTATTAGTACTAATATTATTAAACTGTACAGCCCAGAACAAAAAAGATGCCGCTGATTTCTTCCTTAAAGGCAACAGGGCCCTGAATCAAAAGAACTATGCCGAGGCCCTGCGACTGTACGATGAAGCGATTGCCAAAAATGCAGATTTTTCGGACGCCTATCTCAACAAGGGGATAACTTTGTTGAAATTGGGACGTACAAACGATGCCTATGAGGTTTTAACAGAAGCAATTCACACGGACCCTTCGCTGGTACAGGCAAATCTCGTTCGGTCGGAGGCTGCACTCGATCTCGGGCGCTTGAACGAGGCGAAAGCCGATTTGGAGCAAATCGAAAAGCAATACAGGGATTCCACGCGTTTCCATGTAATCAGAGGGAACCTGCTCGTGGCTCAGGGGAATCCTTCCGCGGCCATTCCGGAATATGACATGGCACTTAAGCTGAGTAGGACAAATGTCGAGGCTTATGTGAACCGTGGCGCCGTATACTACCGGATGGGCTCCTACAACGAGGCCAAACTCGATTTCGAAACGGCCGTAACCCTGGACCCCGCCCAGCCACAGGCGTTGAACAACCTCGGACTTATTGCGTCTAGAAACAAGCAATGGCCGCAAGCTATCGCTTACTTCGACCAGGTGTTAAGCCGCGACCCGGCGGAGCCCCTTTCCCTGAACAATAAAGGATACGCACTGTTGCAAACCGGCCGGGCCGAAGAAGCCCGTAAACTCATTGAACGTTCCCTCGAAAAATTACCGGAAAACGGTTATGCGTTACGCAATCTGGGAATTTACTATCAGCAAAAAGGAAATACCCTGGAAGCGCTGAAATCATTCAATAAAGCCATTCAAATTGCGGAACCTGTGGAATTGCTCTACGGGTTGACCGGACAAGCCTATTTCGCTCAAAATAACGTCGCGGAGGCGTGCAGGATATGGAAGCAGGGGGTTGTGCTGAAAGACTCCCTGGCGGCAGCCGAGGCGGCGAAAAACTGCCGCTAG
- a CDS encoding tetratricopeptide repeat protein codes for MVFKHGASTIGMFVCVGASSVVAQNTLSITEPEAHFRNGLEYYAKSNYVAARQEFGEFLNSQDKLLSTSDYNKVTAEYYVAVTGLYLNYPEAEVQVDRFVKNHAEHPKAQLIYSDLGKYYYESGNYEKAITYLEKAVDMPGTGAGQLESAYRLAMSYYNTKQPDLALPLFNQVKNEAGFANAADASFYAGVINYQKNNFEEAYQDFKRIEDHPYYKNEAPNWIISSLYQLKKFDELLAYGERILGAQRGNTKLDDVALYVAEVYYEKGDYANAVKAYERYKRMRPGAIPPTVALHYGHAQFRNNNFEGAIASLKPIGNGKDSVSQYASYILGISNLKTVNLSNALTSFGNAAALDFNQVVKEEATYNHAKVQLELGNNTDAIKELNNYMVKYPDSKHTEEATELIAEGYANASNSAGAIKYIEGLKTRNAKINSTYQRLTYNQGGDGF; via the coding sequence ATGGTTTTTAAACACGGCGCCTCCACCATCGGCATGTTCGTATGTGTAGGCGCGTCTTCCGTAGTGGCCCAGAATACGCTCAGTATTACGGAGCCGGAAGCACATTTTCGCAACGGCCTCGAATATTACGCAAAGTCTAATTACGTTGCTGCCAGGCAGGAATTCGGCGAGTTCCTGAATTCGCAGGATAAATTGCTCAGTACCAGCGACTATAATAAAGTTACGGCTGAGTATTATGTAGCGGTTACGGGGCTGTACCTCAATTATCCGGAAGCGGAGGTGCAGGTCGACCGGTTCGTCAAGAATCACGCCGAACACCCCAAGGCACAACTCATTTACAGCGATCTGGGCAAGTATTATTATGAAAGCGGCAACTACGAAAAGGCCATTACCTATCTCGAAAAGGCGGTAGATATGCCCGGTACCGGTGCAGGGCAACTGGAAAGTGCTTACCGGCTCGCGATGTCGTATTACAACACCAAGCAGCCCGACCTTGCCTTACCGTTGTTTAACCAGGTGAAGAACGAGGCGGGCTTCGCGAATGCAGCGGACGCTTCTTTTTACGCGGGCGTGATCAACTATCAAAAAAACAATTTCGAGGAGGCTTATCAGGATTTCAAGCGGATAGAGGACCATCCGTATTACAAGAACGAAGCTCCCAACTGGATCATTTCCTCGCTTTATCAACTCAAAAAGTTCGACGAGCTACTTGCTTACGGCGAACGCATCCTGGGCGCGCAAAGGGGAAATACGAAACTCGACGATGTGGCATTGTATGTAGCGGAGGTATATTACGAGAAGGGGGATTATGCTAATGCCGTCAAGGCGTACGAGCGTTACAAGCGCATGCGCCCGGGTGCGATCCCTCCGACGGTAGCATTGCATTATGGACACGCGCAGTTCCGTAATAACAATTTTGAAGGCGCGATTGCTTCTCTCAAACCCATTGGAAATGGCAAGGATTCTGTTTCGCAATATGCATCTTACATATTGGGTATCAGTAACTTAAAGACAGTTAATTTAAGTAATGCTTTAACGTCATTCGGCAATGCTGCCGCTTTGGATTTCAATCAGGTAGTGAAGGAGGAAGCCACCTATAACCACGCAAAGGTGCAGCTGGAGCTCGGTAATAATACGGACGCCATTAAAGAGCTTAACAACTACATGGTAAAGTATCCGGATAGCAAACATACGGAGGAAGCAACCGAGCTTATAGCCGAAGGATATGCCAATGCGAGTAATAGCGCAGGGGCAATAAAGTACATTGAAGGGCTCAAAACGAGGAATGCTAAAATTAATAGTACCTATCAGCGGTTGACCTACAACCAGGGGGGTGACGGATTTTAA